The genomic DNA CGTAAAGGTATAACCAATGCCCCAAACGGTCCGAAGGTAACAAGGTTCTTTCGGGTTTTCTTCTAATTTACTTCGTAAACGATTAATAAAAACCATAATCGTATTCGCATCGACATCCCCGGTACCCCAAACACTGCTGTAAATTTGTTCTTTAGAGAATACTTGCTCGGGATTCTCCAGAAAAAATTGAATTAATTGAACTTCTTTCGAAGACAATGAAATAGGTAAATCCTTTTTAAATAGTTGATAACGACCATAATCAAAACGGAAATCACCTACCTGTAGCTCTTCTTTTTTATAAACATTCAATTGTTTTCGAATCATTCGAGCTCGATTCAACGAAGCAATCACCTGAGCCTTAAAAACATTCAAGGAAAAAGGTTTCGTTATATAACTATCCACGCCCATTTCCAAGGCTGCAATGATATCCTCTTCTTCTTTTTTGCTACTAAAAAAGATAATTG from Enterococcus faecalis includes the following:
- a CDS encoding response regulator transcription factor; translated protein: MRTEKILVVDDDAAVRRLIWKALQSTGILIYQSESIEKTKDIVSRVTFDLFILDDNLEHDSDGYYLVQMIREKYPLVPIIFFSSKKEEEDIIAALEMGVDSYITKPFSLNVFKAQVIASLNRARMIRKQLNVYKKEELQVGDFRFDYGRYQLFKKDLPISLSSKEVQLIQFFLENPEQVFSKEQIYSSVWGTGDVDANTIMVFINRLRSKLEENPKEPCYLRTVWGIGYTFTPDGCVQKK